Proteins from a genomic interval of Pseudoalteromonas sp. MEBiC 03607:
- the katG gene encoding catalase/peroxidase HPI, whose product MFKKSTSALSKVAVAVSLLVATGVQATNDIKSNQFWWPEQLDLSQLRAHGAESNPMGPYFDYKKEFLKLDLNAVKADIEKVLTDSQDWWPADYGHYGPFFIRMAWHASGTYRTFDGRGGAGGGQQRFDPLNSWPDNANLDKARRLLWPVKQKYGRSISWADLMALTGNVALESMGFKTFGYAGGREDDWEPDYVYWGPEGKMLTDERRDKKGKLKGPLAAVEMGLIYVNPEGPHGNPDPLLAAEDIRLSFGRMAMNDEEIVALIAGGHSFGKAHGAKKATCLDKEPAAAAIEEQGLGWKNKCGKGHSEDTVTSGLEGAWTVTPTRWSINYLQNLFSFEWVKTKSPAGATQWIPENGQASNLVPDAHIKGKRHAPIMFTTDIALKADPEFRKISERFLNDPKEFELAFAKAWFKLNHRDMGPRARYLGDLVPEEVLIWQDYIPAVDHKLVDSKDISSLKASILDSGLSVSELVRVAWASAASYRDTDMRGGANGARIRFAPQKDWPVNNPKEVAKVLNKLEKIQTKFNKKASGGKEITLADMIVLGGAAAIEKAASDAGFSITVPFKPGRMDASLEMTDVESFEVLEPTADAFRNYYSSAWKSPAEMLVERADLLSLSVPEMTALLGGMRALNANTDQTKHGVFTKKPGTLSNDFFVNLLDMSTKWSKSSEEGVYEGRDRKSGKLKWTATPVDLIFGSNSELRSIAEVYASDDAKQKFVDDFVAAWTKVMTLDRFDLR is encoded by the coding sequence ATGTTTAAAAAATCAACGTCAGCGTTGTCTAAAGTCGCTGTTGCAGTATCTTTACTCGTAGCAACAGGCGTACAAGCAACTAACGACATCAAATCAAACCAATTCTGGTGGCCAGAACAATTAGATCTTAGCCAACTTCGTGCCCATGGCGCAGAATCAAACCCAATGGGTCCTTACTTTGATTACAAAAAAGAATTTTTAAAGTTAGACCTAAACGCAGTGAAAGCCGATATTGAGAAAGTATTGACTGATTCTCAAGATTGGTGGCCTGCTGACTACGGTCACTATGGTCCATTCTTCATCCGTATGGCGTGGCACGCATCAGGTACGTACCGTACTTTTGATGGTCGTGGTGGCGCAGGCGGTGGTCAACAACGTTTCGACCCACTAAACAGCTGGCCTGATAACGCGAACCTTGATAAGGCGCGTCGCTTACTTTGGCCTGTAAAACAAAAATACGGTCGCAGCATTTCTTGGGCTGACTTAATGGCGTTAACAGGTAACGTTGCGCTTGAATCAATGGGCTTCAAAACCTTCGGTTATGCCGGTGGTCGTGAAGACGATTGGGAGCCAGATTACGTATACTGGGGCCCTGAAGGCAAAATGCTAACTGACGAACGTCGTGACAAAAAAGGCAAACTTAAAGGCCCATTAGCGGCAGTTGAGATGGGCTTAATTTATGTAAACCCAGAAGGCCCTCACGGTAACCCTGATCCACTGCTAGCAGCAGAAGACATTCGTTTATCATTCGGCCGCATGGCAATGAACGATGAAGAAATCGTTGCACTTATCGCCGGTGGTCACAGCTTTGGTAAAGCACACGGTGCGAAAAAAGCGACCTGCTTAGACAAAGAGCCAGCAGCTGCGGCTATCGAAGAGCAAGGTTTAGGTTGGAAAAACAAATGTGGTAAAGGTCACTCAGAAGATACTGTTACTTCAGGTCTTGAAGGCGCATGGACAGTGACACCAACACGTTGGTCAATCAACTACCTACAAAACTTGTTCAGCTTTGAGTGGGTTAAAACGAAGAGCCCAGCAGGCGCAACTCAGTGGATCCCTGAAAATGGTCAAGCATCTAACCTAGTGCCAGATGCACACATTAAAGGTAAGCGTCATGCGCCTATCATGTTCACAACTGATATCGCGTTAAAAGCAGACCCTGAGTTCCGTAAGATTTCAGAGCGTTTCTTAAACGACCCGAAAGAGTTCGAACTGGCATTTGCTAAAGCATGGTTCAAACTAAACCACCGTGACATGGGCCCACGTGCTCGTTACCTAGGTGACTTAGTGCCAGAAGAAGTATTAATTTGGCAAGATTACATCCCTGCGGTTGACCACAAACTAGTAGACAGCAAAGATATCTCGTCACTTAAAGCAAGCATCTTAGATTCTGGTTTATCTGTATCTGAACTCGTGCGTGTTGCTTGGGCGTCAGCAGCAAGCTACCGCGACACAGATATGCGTGGTGGTGCAAACGGTGCACGTATTCGTTTTGCTCCGCAAAAAGATTGGCCGGTAAATAATCCGAAAGAAGTAGCTAAAGTACTGAACAAACTTGAGAAAATCCAAACTAAGTTCAACAAAAAAGCATCTGGCGGTAAAGAAATTACACTAGCAGATATGATTGTTCTTGGTGGTGCGGCTGCAATCGAAAAAGCAGCAAGCGACGCTGGTTTCTCTATCACAGTACCATTCAAGCCAGGTCGTATGGACGCGTCATTAGAAATGACTGACGTTGAATCATTCGAAGTACTTGAGCCAACGGCAGATGCATTCCGTAACTACTACAGCTCAGCATGGAAATCACCTGCTGAAATGTTAGTTGAGCGCGCTGACTTACTAAGCTTATCAGTACCAGAAATGACTGCACTACTAGGTGGTATGCGCGCCCTTAACGCGAATACTGACCAAACTAAACACGGTGTATTCACGAAAAAACCAGGCACATTAAGCAATGATTTCTTCGTTAACCTACTAGATATGTCAACGAAGTGGTCTAAGTCTTCTGAAGAAGGTGTTTACGAAGGCCGTGACCGTAAGTCAGGCAAACTTAAGTGGACAGCAACACCTGTAGATTTAATCTTCGGTTCAAATTCAGAGCTACGTTCAATTGCTGAAGTGTACGCATCTGACGATGCTAAACAGAAGTTTGTTGATGACTTCGTAGCAGCGTGGACTAAAGTAATGACGCTAGATCGTTTCGACCTACGTTAA